In one Bacillus sp. PK3_68 genomic region, the following are encoded:
- a CDS encoding potassium channel family protein, translating to MFQTIYYKFVESPILFRILIIAVFFITLFGTAVHLIEPHTFPTVFEGIWWAVVTASTVGFGDYAPKTTAGRLIGIGLIFAGAGFLSAYFINLAASAVTLQNSLREGRAVYTHKNHLVIIGWNERTKEIIDHLHTLPFSRHVVLIDESLRTNPYSEKIVHFIQGAPYKDEILKKANIKEAASALITSDQNKNEMHADMNSILTLVAVRGSNPSLHCIVEILTNDQVINAKRAGADEVIQTNKHASSIMLSSIQHEGASASIMHLIDPTNGSFLQSMSPDLEWNNLRFGELAIILLKERILLIGIQRAGEILINPPLSFQIGSSDQLLVIKH from the coding sequence GTGTTCCAAACTATCTATTATAAATTCGTTGAATCTCCTATTTTATTTCGGATTCTCATCATTGCTGTCTTTTTTATTACGCTTTTCGGGACAGCTGTCCACCTCATCGAGCCACATACGTTCCCAACTGTTTTTGAAGGAATCTGGTGGGCGGTCGTTACTGCTTCAACAGTCGGTTTCGGGGATTATGCCCCTAAAACAACCGCTGGAAGGCTTATTGGCATCGGGTTAATATTTGCCGGAGCCGGTTTTTTATCCGCTTATTTTATTAATTTGGCAGCGTCTGCTGTAACTTTGCAAAACTCTTTACGCGAGGGAAGAGCCGTTTACACCCATAAAAACCATCTAGTCATCATTGGCTGGAATGAACGTACAAAAGAAATTATTGATCATTTACATACATTGCCTTTCTCTCGTCACGTCGTTCTTATTGATGAATCTTTGCGGACAAACCCTTATTCAGAAAAGATTGTTCACTTCATTCAAGGTGCCCCTTATAAAGACGAAATCTTAAAAAAGGCGAATATAAAAGAAGCAGCAAGCGCTTTAATTACATCTGACCAAAATAAAAATGAGATGCATGCAGATATGAATTCAATTCTGACTTTGGTAGCAGTGAGAGGCAGCAACCCTTCTCTCCATTGTATCGTAGAAATCTTGACCAATGACCAAGTAATTAATGCTAAACGGGCAGGTGCAGACGAAGTGATCCAAACAAATAAGCATGCAAGCTCTATTATGCTAAGCAGTATTCAGCATGAAGGCGCCTCTGCCTCCATCATGCATTTAATCGACCCAACCAATGGAAGTTTTCTACAATCCATGTCACCCGATCTGGAATGGAACAATCTCCGCTTTGGAGAGTTAGCCATTATTCTTTTGAAAGAGCGTATTCTTTTAATCGGTATTCAAAGAGCGGGCGAGATACTGATCAATCCCCCGCTCTCTTTTCAAATCGGTTCTTCTGATCAATTGCTCGTGATTAAACATTGA
- a CDS encoding YugN-like family protein produces MIQLPSALEGKSFNLYDLEQKLKPLGYSIGGNWDYDHGSFDYKINDEEGYQFLRIPFIATNGQLDSPGVIVKIGSPFILAHVYERGIDELATPGNVGGAFNQFAEPEDADAKVKEKYVISGQRILEETEKTLNV; encoded by the coding sequence ATGATTCAGTTACCTTCCGCATTAGAAGGAAAAAGTTTTAATTTATATGATTTAGAACAAAAGCTAAAGCCGCTCGGTTATTCGATTGGAGGCAATTGGGATTATGACCATGGTTCCTTTGACTACAAAATAAACGATGAAGAAGGATATCAATTTTTAAGAATTCCTTTTATTGCGACGAATGGCCAGCTAGATTCGCCGGGTGTCATAGTTAAAATCGGCTCTCCATTCATTCTTGCCCATGTTTATGAGCGAGGAATCGATGAGCTCGCTACACCTGGGAATGTAGGAGGGGCTTTTAACCAGTTTGCTGAACCCGAAGATGCTGATGCGAAAGTAAAAGAAAAATATGTGATATCCGGGCAACGGATACTAGAAGAGACCGAAAAGACGCTCAATGTTTAA
- a CDS encoding iron-containing alcohol dehydrogenase, whose amino-acid sequence MNRFIQYNPVKWIFGKGSISRLQAELLRFGKNILLIYGGGSIKQNGLYDEVIKELKAIQANIYELPGVEPNPRLSTVQKGIDICKREQIDFILAVGGGSVIDSAKAIAAGAKYEGGIWELISKGKTTEAALPLGTILTLAATGSEMNAGLVITNLETKEKIDWHSQHVFPQFSICDPLYTMTVPHDQTVFGIIDIMCHILENYFQNGEGADLQDSFSEITLKTLIETAPRLLKQPDSYECRAKVMYAGTIALNGTLQSGYRGDWTAHIIEHAVSGLYDIPHAGGLAILFPAWMEYAIHSQPARFSQLANRVFNVNEVGKSEKERGLRGIEALRGFWLSLGAPARLSDYGITSADLEEIADHSMRRGEFGRFCPMNKEGVLAILRTAL is encoded by the coding sequence ATGAATCGATTTATTCAATATAATCCGGTTAAATGGATTTTTGGGAAAGGATCGATCAGCAGGCTGCAGGCAGAGCTGCTGCGATTTGGCAAAAACATTCTTCTAATTTACGGTGGCGGGAGCATCAAGCAGAATGGTTTATATGATGAAGTAATAAAAGAATTAAAGGCTATTCAAGCGAATATTTATGAGCTGCCCGGTGTTGAGCCGAATCCTAGGCTTTCTACGGTACAAAAAGGCATAGACATTTGTAAAAGAGAGCAAATTGACTTTATTTTGGCTGTTGGCGGAGGAAGTGTGATTGACTCTGCAAAAGCCATTGCTGCTGGAGCCAAATATGAAGGCGGTATTTGGGAACTCATTTCAAAAGGGAAAACGACAGAAGCCGCTCTCCCTTTAGGTACCATTTTAACACTGGCGGCTACTGGTTCTGAAATGAATGCAGGTCTTGTTATTACTAACTTGGAGACAAAGGAAAAAATTGATTGGCATAGCCAGCATGTGTTTCCGCAATTTTCAATTTGTGATCCATTGTACACGATGACAGTGCCACATGATCAAACTGTTTTTGGTATTATTGATATTATGTGTCATATTCTTGAGAACTATTTTCAGAATGGTGAGGGTGCGGATTTGCAAGACAGCTTCAGTGAGATAACTTTAAAAACTCTTATTGAGACAGCTCCCCGGCTTTTAAAGCAGCCCGATAGCTACGAGTGCCGTGCAAAAGTAATGTATGCTGGGACCATCGCTTTAAATGGCACTCTACAATCAGGGTATCGTGGTGACTGGACAGCCCATATTATTGAACATGCTGTATCAGGGCTATATGATATTCCTCATGCAGGTGGTTTGGCCATTTTATTTCCGGCGTGGATGGAGTATGCCATTCATTCTCAACCGGCTCGTTTTAGTCAATTGGCAAACCGTGTATTTAATGTCAATGAGGTAGGAAAATCAGAAAAGGAAAGAGGTCTTCGAGGCATCGAGGCTCTCCGGGGTTTTTGGTTAAGCCTCGGTGCACCTGCACGTCTCTCTGATTATGGAATTACTAGCGCTGATTTGGAGGAAATAGCGGACCATTCAATGAGGAGAGGAGAATTTGGTCGCTTTTGTCCAATGAATAAAGAAGGCGTGTTAGCTATTTTGCGTACTGCCTTGTAA
- a CDS encoding DUF378 domain-containing protein, translating into MHTLQRLALVFTIIGALNWGLIGLFQFDLVAAIFGGQDSVLSRIIYIIVGVAGLINLGLLFKTWDATENRRMTAPNS; encoded by the coding sequence ATGCATACACTTCAGCGTCTTGCGCTTGTATTTACGATTATTGGGGCTCTTAACTGGGGATTAATCGGACTGTTTCAATTTGATTTAGTGGCAGCTATCTTTGGCGGTCAGGACTCTGTACTTTCAAGAATCATTTATATTATCGTGGGAGTGGCAGGACTGATTAACCTTGGCTTGTTATTTAAAACATGGGATGCAACAGAAAACCGCCGCATGACTGCGCCTAATTCTTAG
- a CDS encoding Glu/Leu/Phe/Val dehydrogenase has translation MSENLNLFTSTQDVIKEALAKLGYSEEMYELLKEPLRMLTVRIPVRMDDGSTKIFTGYRSQHSDAAGPSKGGVRFHPDVNEEEVKALSMWMTLKAGIVNLPYGGGKGGVVCDPRQMSMGELERLSRGYVRAISQIVGPTKDIPAPDVYTNSQIMAWMMDEYSHIREFDSPGFITGKPLVLGGSHGRDKATAEGVTICIKEAAKKRGIDIEGARVVIQGFGNAGSFLAKFMHDAGAKVIGISDAYGALHDPNGLDIDYLIDRRDSFGTITTLFENTITNQELLEVDCDILVPAAISNQITEKNADKIKASIVVEAANGPTTMEATKILTERGILLVPDVLASSGGVTVSYFEWVQNNQGYYWTEEEVHEKLHETLISAFNNIYETSQTRGVNMRLAAYMVGVRRTAEASKFRGWV, from the coding sequence ATGTCGGAAAATCTAAATTTATTCACATCAACTCAGGATGTCATTAAAGAAGCTTTGGCAAAATTGGGTTACTCGGAAGAAATGTATGAGCTTTTGAAGGAACCGTTACGTATGTTGACAGTTCGTATACCTGTACGTATGGATGATGGTTCAACAAAAATATTTACCGGTTACCGTTCACAACACAGTGACGCAGCTGGCCCTTCTAAAGGCGGCGTCCGCTTTCATCCGGATGTGAATGAAGAAGAGGTAAAAGCATTATCAATGTGGATGACGCTCAAGGCAGGAATTGTTAACTTGCCATATGGCGGCGGAAAAGGCGGAGTTGTTTGTGACCCTCGCCAAATGTCAATGGGTGAATTAGAACGTTTAAGCCGCGGCTACGTTCGTGCAATTAGCCAGATCGTTGGTCCTACAAAGGATATCCCGGCTCCAGACGTTTATACAAACTCACAAATCATGGCATGGATGATGGACGAGTACAGCCATATTCGTGAATTTGATTCTCCAGGATTTATCACTGGTAAACCTCTTGTATTAGGTGGCTCTCACGGTCGTGACAAAGCAACTGCTGAAGGTGTAACGATTTGTATTAAAGAAGCAGCGAAAAAACGCGGTATCGATATTGAAGGAGCTCGTGTGGTTATCCAAGGTTTCGGTAATGCGGGAAGCTTCCTAGCTAAATTTATGCACGATGCCGGGGCAAAAGTTATCGGAATTTCTGATGCTTATGGCGCTCTTCATGATCCAAATGGTTTAGATATCGACTATTTAATTGATCGTCGTGATAGTTTTGGTACGATTACTACATTGTTTGAAAACACAATCACAAACCAAGAATTATTAGAAGTAGATTGTGATATTTTAGTACCAGCTGCTATTTCTAACCAAATTACAGAAAAGAATGCTGATAAGATTAAAGCGTCTATCGTTGTGGAAGCTGCTAACGGTCCAACAACAATGGAAGCAACAAAAATATTGACAGAAAGAGGCATTCTTCTTGTTCCTGACGTATTGGCAAGTTCCGGAGGGGTAACTGTATCTTACTTTGAGTGGGTACAGAATAACCAAGGTTACTACTGGACAGAGGAAGAAGTACACGAAAAGCTTCATGAAACTTTGATCAGTGCTTTTAATAATATTTATGAAACTTCTCAAACACGCGGAGTGAATATGCGTCTGGCTGCTTATATGGTCGGAGTTCGTAGAACAGCAGAAGCTTCTAAGTTCAGAGGATGGGTTTAA